In Peptostreptococcus equinus, the DNA window ACGACTCTTTAGATGTAAAGTATATACCTTGCAATTATTAATATATTTTAGTAAAATACTATTAATGACAATAATCATATAAAATTATTTAAGCTTTACATAATATGCTATAATATAATTATGAATTAAAAGAAAAACTGAATTTTTTCAGGAAAGGGAAATATAATGAAATTACATGGAAATTCGATAATAAACGAATCTTCGCACTTAGAAATAGGTGGAATGGACTGTGTAGATTTAACTACTGTATATTCTACTCCCATTTTCGTTTATGATGAAAATTTAATACGCCAACAGTGTAGAAGATTTCATAAAGTCTTGTCAGAATCCGGTTTGGATTATCATATATCATATGCTAGTAAGGCTTTTTTATGCAAAGAAATTGTAAGGATTATGCAAGAAGAAAACATGGGACTAGATGTTGTATCCCAAGGTGAAATGTTTAATGCTCTATCAGTAGAATTTGATTCTAAATCAATACATTTTCACGGCAACAATAAAACTCCAAGCGAAATTGATTATGCAATAAAAAATAATATAGGCTGTTTTGTAATAGATAGCATCGATGAAATTTACAAAGTGGAAAAAGCATGTGCTCGTGCTGAGAAAAGTGTAAATTGTCTTTTAAGGTTAACACCTGGCGTAGAAGCACATACACATGAATTCATCACTACTGGCAATGAAGATTCAAAATTTGGAATGAATATAGATAATGGAGAAGCTTTAAAGGCTTTTAAAATATTAATAGAATCTGAATATCTTAATTTAAAAGGTTTTCATTTTCATATTGGTTCACAAATTTTTGGTACTGATGGCACAAAAGCTGCTATTAATAAAGTATTCGATTGGATGAGTTCAATAGAAACAAACTACCCATTTAAAACTGAAGTTCTAAATATTGGTGGCGGATTTGGTATTAGATATACTGCCGAAGACATTTCTTATCCTATAGAGGATGCCCTAAATGATATAATTTTGCACTTAAAAGAATCTTCAGTATTTTATAGCATAGATATGCCACAGCTTTGGTTAGAACCAGGTAGATCAATTGTAGGCGAAGCAGGTACTACACTTTATACAATTGGCACTATAAAAGAAATACCAGGTATAAGAACATATGTATCAGTTGATGGAGGAATGACAGATAATATCAGAACATCTCTATATGGTGCAAAATATGAAGTAGCCATAGCTAATAAAATGAATGACAAGGCTACTGAATTGGTTACTATTGCAGGTAAATGTTGTGAATCTGGTGACATTTTAGC includes these proteins:
- the lysA gene encoding diaminopimelate decarboxylase, producing the protein MKLHGNSIINESSHLEIGGMDCVDLTTVYSTPIFVYDENLIRQQCRRFHKVLSESGLDYHISYASKAFLCKEIVRIMQEENMGLDVVSQGEMFNALSVEFDSKSIHFHGNNKTPSEIDYAIKNNIGCFVIDSIDEIYKVEKACARAEKSVNCLLRLTPGVEAHTHEFITTGNEDSKFGMNIDNGEALKAFKILIESEYLNLKGFHFHIGSQIFGTDGTKAAINKVFDWMSSIETNYPFKTEVLNIGGGFGIRYTAEDISYPIEDALNDIILHLKESSVFYSIDMPQLWLEPGRSIVGEAGTTLYTIGTIKEIPGIRTYVSVDGGMTDNIRTSLYGAKYEVAIANKMNDKATELVTIAGKCCESGDILARDVKIPKAEVGDILAMSCTGAYHYSMASNYNHMPKPSVIFVKDGQSKVAIKRESYEDMIKNQV